Proteins from a single region of Mumia flava:
- a CDS encoding response regulator, producing MTATDLLRVVLVDDHAMFRTGVRAELGGAVEIVAEAGDVDEAVAAIERHRPDVVLLDVHLPGGGGAEVIRRVGTRVPETKFLALSVSDAAEDVIGVIRGGARGYVTKNITGAELVDAIRRVSGGDAVFSPRLAGFVLDAFAGTIEVAQVDSDLDRLTEREREVMRLIARGYAYKEVAKELFISVKTVETHVSSVLRKLQLSSRHELTRWASDRRLI from the coding sequence ATGACCGCGACGGACCTGCTGCGAGTGGTGCTGGTCGACGACCACGCGATGTTCCGGACCGGCGTGCGCGCCGAGCTCGGCGGCGCGGTCGAGATCGTCGCCGAGGCCGGTGACGTCGACGAGGCGGTCGCCGCGATCGAGCGGCACCGCCCCGACGTCGTGCTGCTCGACGTGCACCTCCCCGGCGGCGGGGGCGCCGAAGTGATCCGCCGGGTCGGGACGCGCGTGCCGGAGACGAAGTTCCTCGCGCTCTCGGTCAGCGACGCCGCCGAGGACGTGATCGGGGTGATCCGGGGCGGCGCCCGCGGGTACGTCACGAAGAACATCACCGGCGCCGAGCTGGTCGACGCGATCCGCCGGGTCTCCGGGGGTGACGCGGTGTTCTCGCCGCGGCTCGCCGGGTTCGTCCTGGACGCGTTCGCGGGGACGATCGAGGTCGCGCAGGTCGACTCCGACCTCGACCGCCTGACCGAGCGGGAGCGGGAGGTGATGCGGCTGATCGCGCGCGGGTACGCGTACAAGGAGGTCGCGAAGGAGCTCTTCATCTCCGTCAAGACCGTCGAGACGCACGTGTCGAGCGTGCTGCGCAAGCTCCAGCTGTCCAGCCGGCACGAGCTCACGCGCTGGGCGAGCGACCGCCGGCTGATCTGA
- a CDS encoding fatty acid desaturase family protein has product MSHHHRRRTTVEAYDASDHNRAPLPLVGDAGQTATVGLDRMTAEQLDEFGRELDDVRQRVLDDLGQADADYIRRVIKVQRALDVVGRIAMFFPFVLPVFVAGIVLLGISKILENMEIGHNVMHGQYDWMNDPLVDGRRYEWDNVAPAEDWKHGHNYIHHTYTNIHGMDRDIGYNLFRVDAEQPWYPSHRFNLPLAFLLMLFFEWGVMYHGVELDEYLGGRMSKAEFTARKKRALQKVRRQMLKDYVLFPALALPLVPFTAWWVPLAVLGGNLVANVIRNIWTFLVIFCGHFPADVETFTEEEAQNESRGQWYFRQLLGSANITGRPLFHVMTGNLSYQIEHHLFPDIPARRYPEVAKDVHRLVEKYGLTYNTGRLSKQLGSVVHQLSVMGRKPDDPYLVGNSPESKALRRAKREAAKRAEEDRVTV; this is encoded by the coding sequence ATGTCCCACCACCACCGCCGTCGCACCACGGTCGAGGCGTACGACGCCTCGGACCACAACCGTGCCCCGCTCCCCCTCGTCGGCGACGCCGGCCAGACCGCGACCGTCGGGCTCGACCGGATGACCGCCGAGCAGCTCGACGAGTTCGGCCGCGAGCTCGACGACGTCCGCCAGCGGGTCCTCGACGACCTCGGCCAGGCCGACGCCGACTACATCCGCCGCGTCATCAAGGTCCAGCGCGCGCTCGACGTCGTCGGGCGGATCGCGATGTTCTTCCCGTTCGTGCTGCCGGTCTTCGTCGCCGGGATCGTCCTGCTCGGGATCTCCAAGATCCTCGAGAACATGGAGATCGGGCACAACGTGATGCACGGCCAGTACGACTGGATGAACGACCCGCTGGTCGACGGGCGCCGCTACGAGTGGGACAACGTCGCGCCCGCCGAGGACTGGAAGCACGGGCACAACTACATCCACCACACGTACACGAACATCCACGGGATGGATCGCGACATCGGCTACAACCTGTTCCGGGTCGACGCCGAGCAGCCGTGGTACCCGAGCCACCGCTTCAACCTGCCGCTGGCGTTCCTCCTCATGCTGTTCTTCGAGTGGGGCGTGATGTACCACGGGGTCGAGCTCGACGAGTACCTCGGCGGCCGGATGAGCAAGGCCGAGTTCACCGCCCGCAAGAAGCGCGCGCTGCAGAAGGTCCGCCGGCAGATGCTCAAGGACTACGTGCTCTTCCCGGCGCTGGCGCTCCCGCTGGTCCCGTTCACGGCCTGGTGGGTCCCGCTCGCGGTCCTCGGCGGCAACCTCGTCGCGAACGTCATCCGCAACATCTGGACGTTCCTCGTGATCTTCTGCGGCCACTTCCCCGCCGACGTCGAGACGTTCACCGAGGAAGAGGCGCAGAACGAGTCGCGCGGCCAGTGGTACTTCCGTCAGCTCCTCGGCTCCGCCAACATCACCGGCCGCCCGCTCTTCCACGTGATGACCGGCAACCTGAGCTACCAGATCGAGCACCACCTCTTCCCCGACATCCCGGCGCGCCGCTACCCGGAGGTCGCGAAGGACGTGCACCGGCTGGTCGAGAAGTACGGCCTGACGTACAACACGGGCCGGCTCTCCAAGCAGCTCGGCAGCGTCGTGCACCAGCTCTCGGTGATGGGCCGCAAGCCCGACGACCCGTACCTCGTCGGCAACTCGCCGGAGTCCAAGGCGCTGCGCCGGGCGAAGCGCGAGGCGGCGAAGCGGGCCGAGGAGGACCGCGTCACCGTCTGA
- a CDS encoding ferredoxin reductase: MGITRKALASRPVAALASPRSVDDYLDLVHPMLTVHQVRARVVEVVRETDVATTVVLAPNGAWRGFRPGQHVEFGVEVEGRRRVRVFSVSSSAHGRRRGNGRFSVSVKAHPDGYVSQFLNQGLVPGTLVHLSQADGEFVLPDVVPDDLLLLSGGSGITPVMSMLRTLHESGHRGRVTFLHYARARSDELFSDELDELAGLDELADAGVRIVRVYTREPEPGAELTGRFDLDHLRRLGVDPNRTLTYVCGPAGLIASVRETYDALGAADRLRAEYFKVPAVDLDAADATGTLTFADSGTAADNTGATVLEQAEAAGLSPAYGCRMGVCNTCAVKKNHGAVRHVITGEISADTDETVKICVQVPVGDVDVAL; the protein is encoded by the coding sequence ATGGGGATCACTCGCAAGGCGCTGGCGTCGCGTCCGGTCGCGGCGCTCGCGTCCCCGCGCTCGGTCGACGACTACCTCGACCTGGTGCACCCGATGCTCACCGTCCACCAGGTTCGCGCGCGCGTCGTGGAGGTCGTGCGCGAGACCGACGTGGCGACCACGGTCGTCCTCGCGCCGAACGGCGCGTGGCGCGGGTTCCGTCCCGGCCAGCACGTGGAGTTCGGGGTGGAGGTCGAGGGGCGCCGCCGGGTCCGGGTGTTCTCGGTCTCCAGTTCGGCGCACGGCCGGCGCCGCGGCAACGGCCGGTTCAGCGTGTCGGTGAAGGCGCACCCGGACGGGTACGTGTCGCAGTTCCTCAACCAGGGCCTGGTCCCGGGCACGCTCGTGCACCTGTCCCAGGCCGACGGCGAGTTCGTGCTCCCCGACGTCGTACCCGACGATCTGCTGCTGCTCAGCGGCGGGTCGGGGATCACGCCCGTGATGTCGATGCTGCGGACGCTGCACGAGTCCGGGCACCGTGGCCGCGTCACGTTCCTGCACTACGCCCGCGCCCGCTCCGACGAGCTGTTCAGCGACGAGCTGGACGAGCTGGCGGGGCTGGACGAGCTCGCCGACGCCGGCGTACGGATCGTCCGCGTCTACACCCGCGAGCCGGAGCCCGGCGCCGAGCTGACCGGCCGTTTCGACCTCGACCACCTGCGGCGGCTCGGTGTCGACCCCAACCGCACGCTCACGTACGTCTGCGGGCCGGCCGGCCTGATCGCGTCGGTGCGCGAGACGTACGACGCGCTCGGTGCCGCCGACCGGCTCCGGGCGGAGTACTTCAAGGTGCCGGCCGTCGACCTCGACGCCGCGGACGCGACCGGCACGCTGACGTTCGCCGACTCCGGCACCGCCGCCGACAACACCGGCGCCACCGTCCTCGAGCAGGCCGAGGCCGCCGGCCTCAGCCCGGCGTACGGATGCCGGATGGGCGTCTGCAACACCTGCGCCGTGAAGAAGAACCACGGCGCCGTCCGGCACGTCATCACCGGCGAGATCAGTGCCGACACCGACGAGACCGTCAAGATCTGCGTCCAGGTCCCCGTCGGCGACGTCGACGTCGCCCTCTGA